Genomic DNA from Marnyiella aurantia:
CAAAATTGAAGCTGAAAATAAAAATCTAATTCGTAAAATGAATTTTGAAAATCCTCTTTTTCTTTTACCGATTTTAGTTGGGCCAATTTTTATGATTGCAGGAATTGTAATGTTATTATTTCCTCCGAAAAAAATTAATTATTTGTATGGTTATCGGACAAAGAATTCAATGAAAAACATTAACAATTGGAATTTTGCCCAAAATTACTCTGCTAAAATTATGATTTGGTCAGGCTTTGTTTTTTCTTTGACTTCATTAATTGGAATTAATATTAAAGGAAATGAATTTATTCAGTTGATTATTGCGTTATGTTTAATGTTTTTATTGTGCGCAATTATCTTCTATCTGACTGAAAGAAAATTGAGACAAAAATTTGAATAAAAACGGCAGATAACATCGTATTGGCAATAGTGCGGAGGAATCGCTAGTTTAACGATTTTAGATTTTCCGAAGATTAGTTAATAATAGAAAGTTTCCGCGTTAAAGCCGCACCATCGCCAATACGCAAACCGTTAGCTGCAAGTTTATTACGTAACACTTTTTAAAACAAAAAATGAAAAAATTTAAACGATTTTTTTTGACACTATTATTTTTGGGAATTTTATATTTTCTAACTTCTTATTCAACTGAAAGTAAAAAATATGAAATACTAAACGAAATATTTACAGATACAGAATTCAAACCTGAAAAGATTTGTATAATAAAAGAGAGTACCGATTTTGATAAAGAAATTTTTAACGAATTTGAATTTTACGACTTACTTTCAGTTTACAGTCAATTTGCAAATCAAAGTGCCAAAACAGATTTAAAAATAGATGACAAAATTCAAGAAAATAAAATTTCTGACACAAAAATAATTACGGATTGTAGTACTAAAATAAAAAAAATAAAAATAGATGAAAAAACTGAAAGATGGGGAACAAATTCAAATGCACAAATCTCACTGCCAGTCTTATCAATTGATAAAAAAACTGCAATAATTCAAATTAGTAATAATTGTGGAATGTTGTGTGGCGACACACATCTTTTCGTTTTCAAAAAAATCAATGGAAAATGGAAAGTAATAAATAAAAAAATGCTTAGAATAAGTTAGAAAAAAACCTGCAGCTAACAAGGGTTTTGCGTCAGGCGGGCTGAAGTGCAAAATTCAACGGTAGTTTTTCAATTAAATTTTAGTAATAATATCAGCTTTTGTGCTTCGAAATCCCGCCCGAACGCAAAGCCCCGAAACGATGTGCAAAAGTTTCCGCTCCGCTCCAACTTTTGCACATCGAAGCGCGGATTACATCCGCAGCTGTGTCAAAGCGTTTTCGCTGTCGCAAAAACCTTCAACACATCTGCGGATTGGCAAAATTCCCTCAGGAAAGCAAGCTTTCAGAGGAAACTTCGCCAATCCGCGCTTCGTTGGCCACAATTATAAAAAACTGACAGACAATGGATATACTTAATTTGATAGTTGGATTATTCATGATTGGGATTGGATTTTTAGTTAAATCCGCACCCGAATTGATTGCGGGATATAACACTATGCCCAAAGACAAAAAGAAAAATGTTGACATTGAAGGTTTATCGACTTTTATGCGCAATGGATTAATCATTATAGGATTGTCAATTATAATCGGATATTATTTATTCAAATGGATTGGTTTTACAATGATTGCCAATTCAATGATTTTGATAGTGACTTTAGTCGGGGTAACAATTTTGGTTATAAATGCTCAGAAATTTGACAAAAACAAGACTAAGAAATCTAAACTGACATATTTTATTCTTGGATTGGTATTTTTATTCGTGATTGGGGTAATAACTTATGGATTTATCCCTTCAAAGACAATTTACGA
This window encodes:
- a CDS encoding SdpI family protein; its protein translation is MLSAILSSVRWNKIEAENKNLIRKMNFENPLFLLPILVGPIFMIAGIVMLLFPPKKINYLYGYRTKNSMKNINNWNFAQNYSAKIMIWSGFVFSLTSLIGINIKGNEFIQLIIALCLMFLLCAIIFYLTERKLRQKFE
- a CDS encoding DUF3784 domain-containing protein, yielding MDILNLIVGLFMIGIGFLVKSAPELIAGYNTMPKDKKKNVDIEGLSTFMRNGLIIIGLSIIIGYYLFKWIGFTMIANSMILIVTLVGVTILVINAQKFDKNKTKKSKLTYFILGLVFLFVIGVITYGFIPSKTIYDNDTIRFSGMYGFDISIGEIDNVELSNELPTIKMRTNGFSFGNIKKGFFKLDKFGKSRLLIHSDLFPYLIMTKNNGDKIIINFKDKIETEKTFNKIKTMIDK